In Aedes albopictus strain Foshan chromosome 3, AalbF5, whole genome shotgun sequence, the following are encoded in one genomic region:
- the LOC109412322 gene encoding uncharacterized protein LOC109412322 isoform X1 yields MDSIAHKYPFITKEYLESMLRESHKCSSIVVQDFIVVPALGKGQNYSSDILRVKINYVEDGSDPKNVTFIIKASLDSEELADMIEEAIIVSTTKPNHIIFEDLTESGFVAANRKKGLDYHELLMVLERIAHFHAATAYMFSKDESTMQYHHYPNINPNQTHFHPLYRNCLLACAEETRKWSTIPINITEKLFRLEKSMMPKAFEIYQSDKTGFNVLCHCDLSVNNVMLKFDSAGNSVDCRLVDFAIGFFGSPAMDLSYLLFTASADDVTTDQFDELLQYYHTKLVDTLVILGYEQPIPTLNDIQVAMLRKGFLGVMHVPLLLPLRLIEDTANADLGHLIGSSEAAIEFRRKMFSHPRFRSRMEYLLGYFDRMEYLD; encoded by the exons ATGGATTCAATCGCTCACAAGTATCCCTTTATTACGAAGGAGTATTTAGAATCAATGCTTCGGGAATCGCACAAATGCAGCTCTATTGTGGTGCAAGATTTCATAGTGGTTCCCGCTCTTGGAAAAGGCCAAAACTATTCCAGCGATATTTTGAGAGTGAAGATCAATTATGTGGAGGACGGCTCCGATCCGAA GAATGTCACGTTTATTATAAAAGCATCGTTGGACAGTGAAGAGTTGGCTGACATGATAGAAGA agcTATAATAGTTAGCACCACGAAGCCAAACCACATAATATTTGAAGACCTAACTGAATCGGGATTCGTAGCTGCTAATCGAAAGAAAGGTCTCGACTATCATGAATTACTTATGGTATTGGAAAGGATTGCGCATTTCCACGCTGCAACGGCTTACATGTTCAGTAAG gatgaatcgaCCATGCAGTATCACCATTACCCGAACATCAACCCGAACCAAACGCACTTCCATCCACTCTACCGAAACTGTTTGCTTGCTTGTGCTGAAGAAACACGAAAGTGGTCAACGATTCCCATTAATATTACAGAAAAACTGTTTCGCCTAGAGAAATCTATGATGCCGAAAGCTTTTGAAATTTACCAATCGGACAAGACCGGATTCAACGTCCTGTGCCATTGTGACCTATCGGTGAACAATGTTATGCTGAAGTTCGACTCCGCAGGAAATTCGGTTGACTGCAGACTGGTAGACTTCGCCATTGGATTCTTCGGTTCACCGGCAATGGATCTCTCGTACTTGCTGTTCACCGCCTCGGCTGACGATGTGACAACCGATCAGTTCGACGAACTGTTGCAGTACTATCATACGAAGTTGGTGGACACGTTAGTCATACTTGGATACGAACAGCCGATACCCACCTTGAATGACATTCAAGTGGCGATGCTGCGAAAAGGCTTCCTGGGCGTCATGCATGTGCCGCTTTTGCTGCCGTTACGGTTAATCGAAGATACGGCCAACGCTGACCTGGGACATCTGATTGGTTCGTCGGAGGCAGCGATTGAATTTAGACGGAAAATGTTCAGCCACCCTAGGTTTCGAAGCAGAATGGAATATTTGCTTGGTTATTTCGATCGGATGGAGTATTTAGATTAA
- the LOC109412322 gene encoding uncharacterized protein LOC109412322 isoform X3, producing MDSIAHKYPFITKEYLESMLRESHKCSSIVVQDFIVVPALGKGQNYSSDILRVKINYVEDGSDPKAIIVSTTKPNHIIFEDLTESGFVAANRKKGLDYHELLMVLERIAHFHAATAYMFSKDESTMQYHHYPNINPNQTHFHPLYRNCLLACAEETRKWSTIPINITEKLFRLEKSMMPKAFEIYQSDKTGFNVLCHCDLSVNNVMLKFDSAGNSVDCRLVDFAIGFFGSPAMDLSYLLFTASADDVTTDQFDELLQYYHTKLVDTLVILGYEQPIPTLNDIQVAMLRKGFLGVMHVPLLLPLRLIEDTANADLGHLIGSSEAAIEFRRKMFSHPRFRSRMEYLLGYFDRMEYLD from the exons ATGGATTCAATCGCTCACAAGTATCCCTTTATTACGAAGGAGTATTTAGAATCAATGCTTCGGGAATCGCACAAATGCAGCTCTATTGTGGTGCAAGATTTCATAGTGGTTCCCGCTCTTGGAAAAGGCCAAAACTATTCCAGCGATATTTTGAGAGTGAAGATCAATTATGTGGAGGACGGCTCCGATCCGAA agcTATAATAGTTAGCACCACGAAGCCAAACCACATAATATTTGAAGACCTAACTGAATCGGGATTCGTAGCTGCTAATCGAAAGAAAGGTCTCGACTATCATGAATTACTTATGGTATTGGAAAGGATTGCGCATTTCCACGCTGCAACGGCTTACATGTTCAGTAAG gatgaatcgaCCATGCAGTATCACCATTACCCGAACATCAACCCGAACCAAACGCACTTCCATCCACTCTACCGAAACTGTTTGCTTGCTTGTGCTGAAGAAACACGAAAGTGGTCAACGATTCCCATTAATATTACAGAAAAACTGTTTCGCCTAGAGAAATCTATGATGCCGAAAGCTTTTGAAATTTACCAATCGGACAAGACCGGATTCAACGTCCTGTGCCATTGTGACCTATCGGTGAACAATGTTATGCTGAAGTTCGACTCCGCAGGAAATTCGGTTGACTGCAGACTGGTAGACTTCGCCATTGGATTCTTCGGTTCACCGGCAATGGATCTCTCGTACTTGCTGTTCACCGCCTCGGCTGACGATGTGACAACCGATCAGTTCGACGAACTGTTGCAGTACTATCATACGAAGTTGGTGGACACGTTAGTCATACTTGGATACGAACAGCCGATACCCACCTTGAATGACATTCAAGTGGCGATGCTGCGAAAAGGCTTCCTGGGCGTCATGCATGTGCCGCTTTTGCTGCCGTTACGGTTAATCGAAGATACGGCCAACGCTGACCTGGGACATCTGATTGGTTCGTCGGAGGCAGCGATTGAATTTAGACGGAAAATGTTCAGCCACCCTAGGTTTCGAAGCAGAATGGAATATTTGCTTGGTTATTTCGATCGGATGGAGTATTTAGATTAA
- the LOC109412322 gene encoding uncharacterized protein LOC109412322 isoform X2 yields the protein MLRESHKCSSIVVQDFIVVPALGKGQNYSSDILRVKINYVEDGSDPKNVTFIIKASLDSEELADMIEEAIIVSTTKPNHIIFEDLTESGFVAANRKKGLDYHELLMVLERIAHFHAATAYMFSKDESTMQYHHYPNINPNQTHFHPLYRNCLLACAEETRKWSTIPINITEKLFRLEKSMMPKAFEIYQSDKTGFNVLCHCDLSVNNVMLKFDSAGNSVDCRLVDFAIGFFGSPAMDLSYLLFTASADDVTTDQFDELLQYYHTKLVDTLVILGYEQPIPTLNDIQVAMLRKGFLGVMHVPLLLPLRLIEDTANADLGHLIGSSEAAIEFRRKMFSHPRFRSRMEYLLGYFDRMEYLD from the exons ATGCTTCGGGAATCGCACAAATGCAGCTCTATTGTGGTGCAAGATTTCATAGTGGTTCCCGCTCTTGGAAAAGGCCAAAACTATTCCAGCGATATTTTGAGAGTGAAGATCAATTATGTGGAGGACGGCTCCGATCCGAA GAATGTCACGTTTATTATAAAAGCATCGTTGGACAGTGAAGAGTTGGCTGACATGATAGAAGA agcTATAATAGTTAGCACCACGAAGCCAAACCACATAATATTTGAAGACCTAACTGAATCGGGATTCGTAGCTGCTAATCGAAAGAAAGGTCTCGACTATCATGAATTACTTATGGTATTGGAAAGGATTGCGCATTTCCACGCTGCAACGGCTTACATGTTCAGTAAG gatgaatcgaCCATGCAGTATCACCATTACCCGAACATCAACCCGAACCAAACGCACTTCCATCCACTCTACCGAAACTGTTTGCTTGCTTGTGCTGAAGAAACACGAAAGTGGTCAACGATTCCCATTAATATTACAGAAAAACTGTTTCGCCTAGAGAAATCTATGATGCCGAAAGCTTTTGAAATTTACCAATCGGACAAGACCGGATTCAACGTCCTGTGCCATTGTGACCTATCGGTGAACAATGTTATGCTGAAGTTCGACTCCGCAGGAAATTCGGTTGACTGCAGACTGGTAGACTTCGCCATTGGATTCTTCGGTTCACCGGCAATGGATCTCTCGTACTTGCTGTTCACCGCCTCGGCTGACGATGTGACAACCGATCAGTTCGACGAACTGTTGCAGTACTATCATACGAAGTTGGTGGACACGTTAGTCATACTTGGATACGAACAGCCGATACCCACCTTGAATGACATTCAAGTGGCGATGCTGCGAAAAGGCTTCCTGGGCGTCATGCATGTGCCGCTTTTGCTGCCGTTACGGTTAATCGAAGATACGGCCAACGCTGACCTGGGACATCTGATTGGTTCGTCGGAGGCAGCGATTGAATTTAGACGGAAAATGTTCAGCCACCCTAGGTTTCGAAGCAGAATGGAATATTTGCTTGGTTATTTCGATCGGATGGAGTATTTAGATTAA
- the LOC115253800 gene encoding uncharacterized protein LOC115253800 yields MVSKRDPTAWLDNAFFEKVLRQALADKSITVEDFFISLNNDSSTQYASTIYRATVSYWIKGKVEHIALVVKLTSSKVNKLADANSFQNELNLYRNYISRMEDLLEQAGYSDQHLAPRLIYASTDPQPVMILEDVTHKHYEQYKNSMNFEDAKVVAEKLARFHAASFCLFKDVGGKISDDQFSGLFKAKPNQGVKFMEENFGIFAEEIAKWEGFEKYAEKVEQLLPNFLQRGIDIYNPEVESFSLKVLNHGDFHYNNMLVKFDSERSAVLDALFVDFQLSFWGTPAVDLYYLLYLVCNREARDNNRQELIYHYHQKLTETLEKMGHMGATPTLLDLNNDLLRAGFLEVVIVVCFIPFLFADCNAALKVFRETNDAKAYRRQLYSNPQYREILEPLLPYFLHKGFLE; encoded by the exons ATGGTATCCAAGAGGGATCCCACGGCCTGGCTGGATAATGCCTTCTTCGAGAAAGTGCTCAGGCAGGCTCTGGCCGACAAGTCCATCACGGTCGAAGACTTCTTCATCAGCCTGAACAACGACTCCAGTACGCAGTACGCCAGCACAATCTACCGGGCAACGGTCAGCTACTGGATCAAAGGCAAGGTCGAACATATTGCTCTGGTCGTCAAATTGACTTCTTCGAAGGTGAACAAGCTGGCCGATGCAAATTCGTTCCAGAATGAGCTTAATCTGTACAGAAATTATATCAGTCGAATGGAGGATTTGTTGGAACAGGCAGGATACTCGGATCAACATCTCGCCCCAAG ATTGATATACGCCTCAACTGATCCTCAGCCTGTGATGATCTTGGAAGATGTGACTCACAAACACTACGAGCAATACAAGAATTCAATGAATTTTGAAGATGCTAAAGTAGTGGCAGAGAAGTTAGCCAGGTTCCATGCAGCTTCTTTCTGTCTATTCAAGGATGTCGGG GGTAAAATTTCCGACGATCAATTCAGTGGTCTGTTCAAGGCAAAGCCCAATCAAGGCGTCAAATTTATGGAAGAGAACTTCGGTATTTTTGCCGAGGAGATCGCCAAGTGGGAAGGCTTTGAGAAGTACGCTGAAAAGGTGGAACAACTTCTACCGAACTTCCTGCAGCGTGGAATAGATATCTACAATCCCGAAGTCGAGAGCTTTTCTCTCAAGGTCCTCAACCATGGAGATTTCCACTACAACAACATGCTGGTTAAGTTCGACAGTGAACGGTCTGCCGTTTTGGATGCTCTTTTT GTCGACTTCCAGCTCAGCTTCTGGGGCACGCCAGCCGTTGACCTGTACTACCTGCTTTATCTGGTTTGCAATCGGGAGGCACGTGACAACAACCGACAGGAGCTTATCTACCACTACCACCAGAAGCTGacagaaaccctagagaagatgGGTCACATGGGTGCCACACCCACGCTGCTAGACCTCAACAATGATCTTCTGCGAGCAGGATTCCTAGAGGTGGTGATCGTTGTGTGTTTTATTCCATTTTTGTTTGCGGATTGCAACGCAGCCCTCAAGGTGTTTCGGGAAACAAACGATGCCAAGGCGTACCGAAGGCAGCTATACAGCAACCCGCAATACCGAGAGATACTGGAACCACTGTTGCCATACTTTTTGCATAAGGGTTTCCTAGAGTAA